In Chlorocebus sabaeus isolate Y175 chromosome 19, mChlSab1.0.hap1, whole genome shotgun sequence, a single genomic region encodes these proteins:
- the MAFF gene encoding transcription factor MafF has translation MSVDPLSSKALKIKRELSENTPHLSDEALMGLSVRELNRHLRGLSAEEVTRLKQRRRTLKNRGYAASCRVKRVCQKEELQKQKSELEREVDKLARENAAMRLELDALRGKCEALQGFARSVAAARGPTTLVAPASVITIVKSTPGSGSGPAPGADPAHGPSSCS, from the exons ATGTCTGTGGATCCCCTATCCAGCAAAGCTCTAAAG ATCAAGCGAGAGCTGAGCGAGAACACGCCGCACCTGTCGGACGAGGCGCTGATGGGGCTGTCGGTGCGCGAGCTGAACCGGCACCTGCGCGGGCTCTCGGCCGAGGAGGTGACACGGCTCAAGCAGCGGCGCCGCACACTCAAAAACCGCGGCTACGCCGCCAGCTGCCGCGTGAAGCGCGTGTGCCAAAAGGAGGAGCTGCAGAAGCAGAAGTCGGAGCTGGAGCGCGAGGTGGACAAGCTGGCGCGCGAGAACGCCGCCATGCGCCTGGAGCTCGACGCGCTGCGCGGCAAGTGCGAGGCACTGCAGGGCTTCGCGCGCTCTGTGGCCGCAGCCCGCGGGCCCACCACGCTCGTGGCGCCAGCCAGCGTCATCACCATCGTCAAGTCCACCCCGGGCTCGGGGTCTGGCCCCGCCCCCGGAGCAGACCCCGCCCATGGCCCGTCCTCCTGCTCCTAG